CAGATGAATATGTTTGCAGTTGGTATGCAGATGAAAATACTGGTTGGTTTTGGAGTTTTATTTCTTACAATTTCACTTTTGCCTGGAATCGCCAGTTTTATATTTACCGAAATGAAAAAGATGATGGTTTTATTTATAGAGGGAATGTACTAAGGTGGAATGGAAAGACAGATTACTATTTGCATATGACCTTCAGTGGTTCGCAAAAGATGGACCCGGAGGGGAAAAAACAGAGCCGGCAACAGAAAAGAAGTTAAGAGAAGCACGAGAGGATGGTAAGGTTGCAAAGAGTAAGGAACTTACCGCAGCATTTGATCTGATAGTATTGTTCCTCGTGTTGAAGGTTTTTATTTCGTTAATTGGCAATGGCTTTTTGGAAGTTTTTTATTATGTATATAAGCTGATGCCTGATTTTGTAAGTGTTAATGCGATGGAATCATCTACAAAGGAGATTACTTCGTTTTTACATAATGTGTATATAGAAATGTTCAAGATGGCTGCCCCGTTTTTTGTGTTTGGTGTTGCGGTGACAGCCCTTGTAAGTATCCTTCAGGTAGGGTGGAAAGTCACGGCTAAGCCGTTAAAACCTAAGGGGGATAAATTTAATCCGATCAATGGATTTAAACGTATTTTTTCAAAAGATTCATTATTTGAGCTGCTTAAATCTATTTTAAAAATAGGTTTGATCATATATGTTGCTTATACATCCATAAAGGGTGAGGCAAATGATATTTTTATTTTATATGACATACCGCTGAATCAGGCAGTTGTATTATGCGGGAATGTTATCATTAATGCAGGTTTTAAAATCAGCCTTGTTTATCTGGTGGTCGGAATTGCAGATTTTGTTTATCAGAAACATCGTTTCAATGAAGATATGAAGATGACCAAGCAGGAATTAAAGGATGAGTATAAAAATACTGAGGGAAATCCTGAGATCAAAGGAAGACAG
The Roseburia rectibacter DNA segment above includes these coding regions:
- the flhB gene encoding flagellar biosynthesis protein FlhB encodes the protein MEWKDRLLFAYDLQWFAKDGPGGEKTEPATEKKLREAREDGKVAKSKELTAAFDLIVLFLVLKVFISLIGNGFLEVFYYVYKLMPDFVSVNAMESSTKEITSFLHNVYIEMFKMAAPFFVFGVAVTALVSILQVGWKVTAKPLKPKGDKFNPINGFKRIFSKDSLFELLKSILKIGLIIYVAYTSIKGEANDIFILYDIPLNQAVVLCGNVIINAGFKISLVYLVVGIADFVYQKHRFNEDMKMTKQELKDEYKNTEGNPEIKGRQRQRMREASQRRMMQDVPKADVVITNPTHLAVAIKYDAEVSRAPIVIAKGEDYLAQKIREKAKENHIEIVENKPLARMLYANVDIGAEIPPELYQAVAEILAMVYNLRNREERS